One genomic window of Leptospira perdikensis includes the following:
- a CDS encoding phosphorylase: MLPFNPNQTLITGAFEGEIGILRTSKRFPHLEVMGIGNLEAAINLSDYLFRNKEIRHIIFFGSCGAYEWTGIPKNSFVSPNLVYTKELAHSLKIAKQIPESQEFYGLIADNRFRTVRCNAPTTITLAELKSPPDVSFARLEVENLELFGIAKVAAKFSLSVSAYLAVTNIVGPKGSNDWATNWKELSHSLQNQFLEKLMNFPTDPLTKPN, translated from the coding sequence TTGTTACCCTTTAATCCCAACCAGACTTTGATTACAGGAGCTTTCGAAGGAGAAATTGGAATCCTTCGTACATCAAAAAGGTTTCCCCATCTCGAAGTGATGGGGATTGGAAACTTAGAAGCTGCTATCAATTTATCTGATTATCTTTTTCGAAATAAAGAGATCAGACATATTATCTTTTTTGGATCTTGTGGGGCTTATGAATGGACTGGAATTCCGAAGAACTCTTTCGTATCACCAAATCTTGTTTATACGAAAGAACTTGCACACTCGTTAAAAATTGCAAAACAAATCCCCGAATCACAAGAGTTCTACGGACTCATCGCTGACAACCGCTTTCGTACCGTACGTTGTAATGCCCCAACAACGATCACTCTTGCAGAACTAAAATCCCCACCAGATGTTTCCTTTGCGAGATTAGAAGTTGAAAATTTGGAGTTATTTGGAATTGCTAAAGTAGCCGCAAAGTTTTCCCTTTCGGTCAGTGCTTATTTAGCTGTGACAAATATTGTTGGACCAAAGGGATCCAACGACTGGGCAACCAATTGGAAAGAACTCTCCCATTCTTTACAAAATCAGTTTTTGGAAAAACTGATGAACTTTCCTACTGATCCACTCACAAAACCAAACTAA
- a CDS encoding glutathione S-transferase family protein — MYQLYSNSRSPYSKRVHIYLQYRNLPYETITIALEKLENRKKPFIQINPYGKVPVLVDDEFCLAESQTIIRYLEEKHSFERHFFSKDIQSRALLNQAIQRCESEFCFPGSVIYFAKKFVPEEKWDKNRMKDSLKRIGRHFDILEEILESNDYLHENQFGFLEILYAPFIKQIELMEIKVPPFVENWVKRVLKEPIVSQILAD; from the coding sequence ATGTACCAATTGTATTCCAATTCCCGTTCCCCCTATAGCAAAAGGGTACATATTTATTTGCAATACAGGAATCTTCCTTATGAAACGATTACCATTGCTTTAGAGAAATTAGAAAATAGAAAAAAACCTTTTATTCAAATCAATCCTTATGGAAAAGTTCCTGTCCTTGTCGATGATGAGTTTTGTTTGGCGGAGTCACAAACAATCATTCGTTATTTGGAGGAAAAACATTCGTTTGAACGACATTTTTTTTCTAAGGATATTCAATCAAGGGCCCTTCTGAACCAAGCAATCCAACGTTGTGAGTCAGAGTTTTGTTTTCCAGGAAGTGTTATTTATTTTGCTAAGAAATTTGTCCCGGAAGAAAAATGGGATAAAAATCGAATGAAAGATTCTTTAAAACGGATTGGAAGGCATTTTGATATATTGGAAGAGATTTTGGAATCCAATGATTATTTACATGAAAACCAATTTGGTTTTTTAGAAATTTTATATGCTCCTTTTATCAAACAAATTGAACTGATGGAAATCAAAGTTCCGCCTTTTGTAGAAAATTGGGTCAAACGAGTATTAAAAGAACCAATTGTTTCTCAAATACTTGCTGACTAA
- a CDS encoding deoxyguanosinetriphosphate triphosphohydrolase, whose translation MKKGRNELLDDEEKILAPYAVRSRNPGEREYREPEHPYRLPFQRDRDRIIHSHAFKRLEYKTQVFVYSEGDHFRNRLTHTLEVAGISKTISKVLGLNEDLSETIALAHDLGHSPFGHAGQEALSELMRGKGGFEHNKQSLRVVQKLERRYPEFPGLNLCGETLLGIMKHGGDYEKSELLDVRRDSGPSLEAMIVDCSDEITYSAHDLEDGLESGLLLLSDLKELKVWKRIEDSLPKTNPSDQDSISRSAGRILLNLMVSDLIDSVESLLQKHSVQSREDVSLAFQNQKKLVQFSEEFQTEFQELKSYLFRKLYRHPEVSKMSERGKETIFLLFKHFESHPDSIPESYRNREEEEGRMRILCDYIAGMTDRYAIEQLKREGIFWVPY comes from the coding sequence ATGAAGAAAGGGAGAAATGAGCTCCTAGACGATGAAGAAAAAATCCTTGCTCCCTATGCTGTCAGGAGTAGAAATCCGGGTGAGCGCGAGTACAGAGAACCAGAACATCCTTACCGGCTTCCCTTTCAAAGAGACCGAGATCGTATCATTCATTCCCATGCATTCAAAAGATTGGAATACAAAACCCAAGTTTTTGTGTATTCGGAAGGGGATCATTTTCGCAATCGCCTCACCCATACACTTGAGGTAGCAGGGATTTCGAAAACCATTTCCAAAGTACTTGGACTCAATGAGGATTTAAGTGAAACCATAGCTCTGGCCCATGATTTGGGCCACTCTCCTTTTGGCCATGCGGGTCAAGAAGCCCTTTCTGAATTGATGCGAGGGAAGGGTGGTTTTGAACACAACAAACAATCGTTACGTGTGGTTCAAAAGTTGGAACGTAGATATCCTGAGTTTCCAGGCCTCAATCTTTGTGGGGAAACGTTACTTGGGATTATGAAACATGGTGGAGATTATGAAAAATCTGAACTGTTAGATGTTCGTCGGGACTCTGGTCCTTCTTTAGAAGCGATGATCGTAGATTGTTCTGATGAAATTACATATAGCGCCCATGATTTGGAAGATGGATTGGAAAGTGGACTCCTTCTTCTTTCGGATCTGAAAGAATTAAAAGTTTGGAAACGAATTGAGGATTCCCTTCCTAAAACAAATCCGTCAGATCAAGATTCTATTTCTAGGTCAGCTGGCCGGATTTTACTCAACTTAATGGTTTCTGATTTAATCGATAGTGTTGAGAGTCTTTTACAAAAACATTCTGTTCAGTCTAGGGAAGATGTCTCTCTTGCTTTCCAAAACCAAAAAAAACTGGTCCAATTTTCTGAGGAATTCCAAACAGAATTTCAAGAACTCAAATCCTATTTGTTTCGGAAACTCTACCGCCATCCCGAAGTATCAAAGATGAGTGAAAGGGGAAAAGAAACTATATTTTTACTCTTCAAACATTTTGAATCTCATCCTGATTCAATCCCTGAGTCCTATCGAAACCGAGAGGAAGAAGAGGGTCGGATGCGAATCCTTTGCGATTATATTGCGGGAATGACAGACCGATATGCCATAGAGCAATTAAAAAGAGAGGGAATTTTTTGGGTTCCTTATTAA
- a CDS encoding DedA family protein: protein MDFLQTLVSIFMQYGYFAVFGILILCGFGLPVPEDISLTAGGVIAGLGYANVHIMFFVGMAGVLIGDCFVFWLGSYYGEKALTLPVLRTVLHPERFEKVREQFKKYGRWVVFFGRFMPGLRMPIFFTAGTSKQISFVLFLLTDGFAAAISVPIWVYLGYYFAHNFDELMTWVRSGQTIILALVAIALAIIAFYWWRRKHREARGQK from the coding sequence ATGGACTTTCTACAAACTCTAGTTTCCATTTTTATGCAATACGGTTATTTTGCCGTTTTCGGAATTCTGATCCTTTGTGGGTTCGGTCTGCCTGTTCCTGAAGACATCTCTCTCACGGCTGGTGGAGTGATTGCCGGTCTCGGTTACGCAAATGTACACATTATGTTTTTTGTGGGAATGGCAGGAGTATTAATTGGCGATTGTTTTGTTTTTTGGTTAGGAAGTTATTACGGTGAAAAGGCCCTTACCCTTCCTGTTTTAAGAACAGTCCTCCACCCAGAACGATTTGAAAAGGTTCGAGAACAATTTAAAAAATACGGACGTTGGGTGGTCTTCTTTGGGCGTTTTATGCCAGGGCTCCGAATGCCCATTTTCTTTACAGCGGGTACTTCCAAACAAATCAGTTTTGTTTTATTCTTACTGACAGACGGGTTTGCCGCTGCCATCTCCGTCCCTATTTGGGTTTATCTCGGGTATTATTTTGCTCATAATTTCGATGAATTGATGACCTGGGTTCGCAGTGGCCAAACCATCATCCTTGCCCTAGTTGCGATTGCACTTGCAATCATTGCTTTCTATTGGTGGCGGAGGAAACACCGAGAAGCTCGAGGGCAAAAATGA
- a CDS encoding LIC11661 family lipoprotein yields MNRVLFLTRAFFLVFLGFLGFGCTNYSTTAAVQAPPTLISITNNGNSNFTIKVRAQNPEFIFQGYRLYSGATETLAQNPADLNLGAQCVLAQATFVQPIEYTFEIDPSTNPNTAGVSCRIFTTLTPGTYIAMRTLGLSVNLQNSTSSFKVSISSNTLIVP; encoded by the coding sequence ATGAATAGAGTTCTTTTTTTAACCCGCGCCTTCTTTCTGGTTTTCTTAGGTTTCCTTGGCTTTGGTTGCACAAATTACTCCACAACAGCAGCTGTCCAAGCTCCCCCTACCTTAATTTCCATTACTAATAATGGAAATTCCAATTTCACCATCAAAGTGAGGGCGCAAAACCCGGAATTCATCTTTCAAGGATACCGGCTCTATTCAGGTGCTACGGAAACTTTAGCCCAAAACCCGGCAGATCTCAATTTAGGTGCCCAATGTGTTCTAGCCCAAGCGACCTTTGTCCAACCGATCGAATACACCTTCGAAATCGATCCTTCCACCAACCCCAATACAGCAGGGGTATCCTGCCGAATTTTTACCACCCTCACCCCCGGAACCTATATTGCCATGCGCACTCTCGGACTTTCGGTCAATTTACAGAATAGCACCAGTTCGTTTAAGGTTTCCATTTCCTCAAACACTCTTATTGTCCCTTAA
- a CDS encoding TRAP transporter TatT component family protein, translating into MYQTKHWSKIVMAAVVLVSVVACGKSRQVKISDSNVERATAPAKLPADIEKLWKNRQNEQDLRQALVGLEKFATENPQYADVKVLLCRGNYLLSDGHLWLKLTGDAEADEKVKEESIQFYDAAVNWCEAALALNAKFRDKVVKEKLEIEKSLDVLGPQDIDALYWRYASLAKWSRLVGFTTLLSNRSKFSAMINRVKEIEKSMGKEYFYSATLRYDAASNALSPTGDKKLADKLFEEAIAKHPNYFAVRVLYAESRLKGNEDKFKKQLEFVLKGKAASLSEIEADQIVEQRKAKKLLDEL; encoded by the coding sequence ATGTACCAAACCAAACATTGGTCAAAAATAGTAATGGCAGCAGTTGTTTTAGTTTCTGTTGTTGCCTGCGGAAAATCCAGACAAGTAAAGATCTCTGACTCAAACGTAGAGAGAGCTACTGCCCCAGCAAAACTTCCAGCTGATATTGAAAAACTCTGGAAAAACAGACAAAACGAACAAGACCTAAGACAAGCCCTTGTTGGTTTAGAAAAATTTGCGACTGAGAATCCTCAATATGCAGACGTAAAAGTTCTCCTTTGCCGTGGAAATTATCTTTTGAGTGATGGACACCTTTGGTTAAAACTAACTGGTGATGCCGAAGCAGACGAAAAAGTAAAAGAAGAATCCATTCAATTTTACGATGCAGCTGTAAATTGGTGTGAAGCGGCTCTTGCACTCAATGCAAAGTTCAGAGATAAGGTAGTCAAAGAAAAACTAGAGATTGAAAAATCTTTGGATGTTCTTGGACCACAAGACATTGATGCTCTTTATTGGAGATATGCATCCCTTGCGAAATGGTCTCGTTTAGTTGGTTTTACAACTCTTCTTTCCAATCGCTCTAAATTCTCTGCGATGATCAACAGAGTGAAAGAAATCGAAAAGTCAATGGGTAAAGAATATTTCTACTCTGCAACACTCAGGTATGATGCAGCGAGTAATGCACTTTCTCCTACTGGAGACAAAAAACTCGCAGACAAATTGTTCGAAGAAGCAATTGCAAAACACCCTAACTACTTTGCTGTACGTGTATTGTATGCAGAAAGTCGCCTAAAAGGAAATGAAGACAAATTCAAAAAACAATTGGAATTTGTATTAAAAGGCAAGGCAGCATCCCTTTCTGAAATCGAAGCGGATCAAATCGTAGAACAACGTAAAGCTAAGAAATTACTCGACGAACTATAG
- the dctP gene encoding TRAP transporter substrate-binding protein DctP, whose amino-acid sequence MFLRQLKYLVCVSITLTISGGLFAQTTVKLATVAPEGSPWANELAKIKKKIESESQGQIKFKIYPGGQMGGENEILQQVIRGKLQGAGLTAGALANTVKELNVLEIPYLFSSYAQADCVLDDHLQEDFRKLFEAKGLIFVTWAENGYRSIGTKSAPVKTPDDLKGVKIRIQESPVHIAYWKQLGVSGIPIAIPEVLPSLQTGVVEGFDNTPLFTLAAEWQTAIKYFTLTRHIYQPAAILYSKKFWDTLNDEQKKTLMGEGNKLAPGARQAVRSIEKNMIATLKKADVVVYEPSNSDLAGFKSAAAAVSGQVLGKIGGQSKQIFDKIQKAKAACGG is encoded by the coding sequence ATGTTTTTAAGACAATTAAAGTATTTAGTTTGTGTAAGTATAACCCTCACAATCAGTGGGGGTTTGTTTGCCCAAACAACCGTTAAATTGGCAACAGTAGCACCGGAAGGATCTCCGTGGGCGAACGAACTTGCCAAAATCAAAAAGAAAATTGAATCAGAATCACAAGGCCAAATTAAATTTAAAATTTATCCTGGTGGACAAATGGGTGGAGAAAACGAAATCCTCCAACAAGTCATCCGTGGGAAATTACAAGGTGCTGGTCTCACAGCGGGGGCCCTTGCGAATACTGTCAAAGAACTAAACGTACTCGAGATTCCTTATTTATTTAGCTCTTACGCACAAGCGGACTGTGTTCTTGATGATCACTTACAAGAAGACTTTCGTAAACTTTTTGAGGCGAAAGGCCTAATCTTTGTTACTTGGGCAGAAAATGGATACCGTTCCATTGGAACCAAATCAGCTCCTGTTAAAACTCCTGACGACTTAAAAGGTGTTAAAATCAGAATCCAAGAATCTCCAGTGCACATTGCTTATTGGAAACAATTAGGTGTGAGTGGAATTCCGATTGCGATTCCAGAAGTTCTTCCTTCTCTCCAAACTGGGGTGGTAGAAGGTTTTGATAATACTCCCCTATTCACTTTAGCAGCAGAGTGGCAAACAGCGATTAAATATTTTACGTTAACTCGCCATATTTACCAACCAGCAGCCATTCTTTATTCCAAAAAGTTTTGGGACACACTAAACGATGAACAAAAGAAAACTCTTATGGGTGAAGGTAACAAACTAGCACCTGGAGCAAGACAAGCAGTTCGTTCCATTGAAAAAAACATGATTGCTACTTTGAAAAAAGCAGATGTAGTCGTTTATGAACCTTCTAACTCTGATTTAGCGGGATTTAAATCAGCAGCTGCTGCCGTTTCAGGACAAGTTCTTGGAAAAATTGGTGGTCAATCCAAACAAATCTTCGACAAAATCCAAAAAGCCAAAGCTGCTTGCGGCGGATAA
- a CDS encoding TRAP transporter small permease has protein sequence MKFVERILNTLSFGEKWAGGICFLLLTLLMIADVSKREVIDKVINWIMEVTEAYPNTGFAGFIGDWSVYIAESIHGGTSGFIEWLGLGGIIWAQKLSLYFMLWGGLFGSALASAKGSHLRPEIADKVLPKKLLPYVKIAEQWVIAVFFLFLAYLSVIYVLESISLDEVNPVTELHLWKVQLIFPYIFISMGFRHMCYGIFPALIPSDINEATEALELAEKELSESNSRGNR, from the coding sequence ATGAAATTCGTCGAACGAATTCTAAACACTTTAAGTTTCGGCGAGAAATGGGCGGGGGGAATTTGTTTCCTTCTGCTCACTCTTCTCATGATTGCTGACGTTTCCAAACGAGAAGTAATCGATAAAGTTATCAATTGGATCATGGAAGTAACAGAAGCCTATCCTAACACCGGTTTTGCTGGTTTTATAGGAGATTGGAGTGTTTACATTGCTGAATCCATCCACGGGGGAACCTCCGGATTTATAGAGTGGCTCGGTCTTGGTGGAATTATTTGGGCACAAAAACTTTCCCTTTATTTTATGTTATGGGGAGGACTATTTGGTTCGGCCCTTGCTAGTGCGAAAGGTTCGCACCTACGTCCAGAAATTGCGGACAAAGTATTACCAAAAAAACTTTTACCTTACGTTAAAATTGCAGAACAATGGGTAATCGCGGTTTTCTTTCTGTTCCTTGCTTACCTATCAGTCATTTATGTTCTAGAAAGTATTAGTTTAGATGAAGTGAATCCTGTAACGGAACTTCACTTATGGAAAGTACAACTTATTTTTCCTTACATCTTTATCTCTATGGGATTTAGACATATGTGTTATGGAATTTTTCCGGCACTGATTCCTTCCGATATCAATGAAGCTACAGAAGCTTTGGAACTTGCGGAAAAAGAGCTTTCCGAATCTAATTCACGGGGGAATCGCTAA
- a CDS encoding TRAP transporter large permease, protein MGSWGILLLLLALILLRQPLIVLMGAITVYCYYFLPDPPLESFQELNSIIGDLFFAGDKEILLAIPLFIIAGNLMTHGSIARRLIRIAQAMTAPIPAGLAIAGVFSCGIFAAISGSSPVTLIAIGGLMYPSLTKAGYPTQFSMGLLASGGTLGIIIPPSIPMIVYAIMVGVSVTDLFIAGIGPGILLMSLLMIYSVLRAGNVGRGKWDWTEIRTAWKEGVLALLMPVVILGGIYSGFFTATESAAIAVFYAILVEVFIHKELSFPKIPKIMAESAEMLGILFLILILAVSLNKFMIENEIPQNLVATMSGLISSPVTFLIGVNVLLLIVGMFMDIMSAILVLAPLLAPMAVNYGINPVHFGIIMIVNLEIGYLTPPVGVNLFVASGIFKQPLGKVIQSVAPIVGLFLIGLILISWIPEISLGLVGGEGAAPTP, encoded by the coding sequence ATGGGTTCTTGGGGAATACTCCTACTCTTACTCGCTTTAATTTTACTCAGACAACCTTTGATTGTACTTATGGGTGCAATCACTGTCTATTGTTATTACTTCCTACCAGATCCACCTCTTGAGTCCTTTCAGGAACTCAACAGCATCATAGGGGACTTGTTCTTTGCCGGTGATAAGGAAATCCTTCTTGCGATTCCCCTATTCATCATTGCAGGAAACTTGATGACCCATGGAAGTATTGCGAGACGACTCATTCGAATTGCCCAAGCAATGACAGCTCCTATTCCTGCAGGCCTTGCGATTGCAGGGGTATTTTCTTGCGGAATTTTTGCTGCCATTTCTGGATCCTCTCCGGTGACTCTCATTGCCATTGGTGGACTGATGTATCCTTCCTTAACTAAGGCTGGTTACCCAACTCAGTTTTCTATGGGTCTTCTCGCTTCCGGGGGAACTCTTGGGATCATCATTCCACCAAGTATTCCGATGATCGTTTATGCAATTATGGTGGGTGTTTCTGTGACTGATCTTTTCATCGCAGGAATTGGACCTGGAATTTTACTCATGTCTCTCCTTATGATTTATTCCGTGTTACGTGCCGGAAATGTGGGTCGAGGGAAATGGGACTGGACTGAAATCCGAACTGCATGGAAGGAAGGTGTTCTTGCTCTTCTTATGCCAGTAGTTATCCTCGGTGGAATCTACTCTGGTTTTTTTACAGCAACAGAATCTGCAGCGATCGCGGTATTTTATGCCATCCTCGTTGAAGTCTTCATTCACAAGGAACTTAGTTTTCCAAAAATCCCTAAGATCATGGCAGAAAGTGCAGAGATGCTTGGGATTCTATTCCTGATTCTAATCCTTGCAGTCAGTTTGAACAAGTTTATGATCGAAAACGAAATTCCACAAAATCTCGTAGCGACCATGTCTGGACTCATTTCAAGTCCAGTAACTTTCCTCATTGGTGTAAACGTATTGTTACTCATTGTAGGGATGTTTATGGATATCATGAGTGCCATCCTTGTTTTAGCACCACTACTTGCACCTATGGCTGTCAATTACGGAATCAATCCAGTTCACTTCGGAATCATTATGATTGTGAATTTGGAAATTGGATATTTGACTCCACCAGTAGGTGTGAACTTATTTGTGGCTTCTGGTATCTTCAAACAACCGTTAGGTAAGGTGATCCAATCGGTTGCCCCTATCGTGGGATTGTTCCTCATTGGACTCATCCTCATTAGTTGGATTCCAGAAATTTCACTTGGTCTTGTTGGTGGAGAAGGAGCAGCTCCAACACCATAG
- a CDS encoding J domain-containing protein, whose protein sequence is MDKKLLLNDSLHFLGLSPGFTELELKESYHKLAKKYHPDSGEFTSDVMFLELNKHYESLKDHLLIHPEEESSFSRSRDVSISSEVPPGSKPSKDPVFQEYKLAKEKETEAILRYYEKRNLHPIELSENLNKELVQLRKDLEPVLSVYAEILKKHPTSIWANDAKDSLERLRVWWT, encoded by the coding sequence TAAATGATTCCCTCCATTTTTTAGGCCTCTCTCCTGGATTTACAGAATTAGAGCTCAAAGAATCTTATCATAAACTAGCAAAAAAATACCATCCTGATTCCGGTGAGTTTACAAGTGATGTTATGTTTTTGGAGTTAAACAAACATTACGAATCCTTAAAAGATCATCTTCTCATCCATCCAGAAGAGGAGTCTTCTTTTTCTAGGAGTAGAGATGTGTCGATTTCTTCTGAAGTTCCTCCCGGTTCCAAACCGTCCAAGGATCCAGTATTCCAAGAATACAAACTTGCCAAAGAAAAAGAAACCGAAGCAATATTGCGTTATTACGAAAAAAGAAACCTCCATCCCATTGAACTTTCGGAAAATTTAAACAAGGAATTGGTTCAATTAAGAAAAGATCTGGAACCTGTTCTGTCTGTATATGCGGAGATTTTAAAAAAACATCCCACAAGCATTTGGGCAAATGATGCCAAAGATTCTTTAGAACGCCTTCGTGTTTGGTGGACTTAA